Proteins from a genomic interval of Chanos chanos chromosome 3, fChaCha1.1, whole genome shotgun sequence:
- the ttll10 gene encoding protein polyglycylase TTLL10, translating to MSSEGWADPKHETERDTDRLQKAQPDCENKQQKANEDQRETKEVEQESLPTGQTENVTSRPTTRDKQEQEEVEGPSPGRPWATQKANGEQVIRADGAAPERTVSICMDNEYLTEQRREELREQRGDMLVQYPDKCREPRGPGPFYFLGGRNGASIITSYCESKGWQRTYDQTRVDYKLKWCEIKSSATYYNFKEGEQLVFQIPNNKVLTTKIGLLCSLREYDRVCDKVKLGYGLKKMKMEEFFPATFRMDVRDERNSFFAQYEGVCDNKNNVWICKPTGLNQGRGIFLLQTPEDITALKERLHNTTGSQTSKTSPFRVPQARIVQQYIQNPLLLKGRKFDVRSYFLIACTSPFMVFFRHGYVRLTCDLYNPNSSDLSAHLTNQYMQKKNPLYSELKEETVWSMARFNAYVNEKFMEPKNLPRDWVLGAFARRMQQVMMQCFLAVKAKLDRKLGYFDLIGCDFLIDEDFKVWLLEMNSNPALHTNCEVLREVVPSTVTETLDLTLEIFHKRLSGTSLLPLSSQKDFILLFGPEMTPHPHQALSLQFPLTARPTQQTISYLTGTKATCQKALHAKTSKTSHVFPRPSKPTSNRVELRLSKCTWQCSQDTLDLLVPRIALQVKSTVLSHSTPALSEGACFKVRPCHSDRDDSSCNNLKHTMVPPSRRFVWLDKQVVCAETGKAMQEGDTSKL from the exons AAACTAAAGAAGTGGAGCAAGAAAGCCTACcaactggacagacagagaatgtgacATCAAGGCCAACAACCAGGGATAAACAGGAgcaagaggaggtggaggggccCTCCCCAGGGAGGCCGTGGGCTACTCAGAAGGCAAACGGGGAACAGGTGATCCGGGCAGATGGAGCTGCgccag AGAGAACAGTAAGCATCTGCATGGATAACGAGTATCTGactgagcagaggagagaagagttaagggagcagagaggagacatGCTGGTGCAGTATCCAGACAAGTGCAGAGAACCACGGGGCCCTGGACCATTCTACTTTCTCGGAGGGAGGAATGGAGCTTCCAT AATTACCTCATATTGTGAAAGCAAAGGATGGCAACGCACATATGACCAGACGAGAGTGGACTACAAACTGAAATGGTGTGAGATCAAATCATCTGCCACCTACTATAACTTTAAAGAAG GGGAGCAGTTAGTATTCCAAATTCCCAATAACAAGGTCTTAACCACAAAGATAGGACTTCTTTGTAGCCTACGGGAATATGACAGGGTCTGTGACAAAGTCAAGCTTGGATATGGACTTAA GAAGATGAAAATGGAGGAGTTCTTTCCTGCTACCTTCCGAATGGACGTAAGAGATGAGAGGAATTCTTTCTTTGCCCAGTACGAAG gtgtgtgtgataACAAGAACAATGTGTGGATCTGCAAGCCGACGGGATTAAATCAGGGTCGTGGCATTTTCCTCCTACAGACACCAGAGGACATCACAGCCCTCAAAGAACGACTACACAACACCACTGGGAGCCAGACTAGCAAGACATCTCCCTTTCGAGTACCTCAGGCACGAATTGTTCAGCA GTACATCCAGAATCCCTTGCTCCTGAAAGGCAGAAAATTTGATGTGCGATCATACTTCCTCATTGCCTGCACCTCACCGTTCATGGTTTTCTTTCGCCATGGTTACGTTCGCCTGACATGTGATCTTTACAACCCAAACTCCAGTGACCTCTCTGCCCACCTGACCAATCAG tatATGCAAAAGAAGAACCCTCTTTACAGTGAACTGAAGGAGGAAACAGTCTGGTCCATGGCACGTTTCAATGCCTATGTCAATGAGAAGTTTATGGAACCCAAAAACCTACCCAGAGACTGGGTTTTGGGTGCTTTTGCG AGAAGAATGCAGCAGGTCATGATGCAGTGCTTTCTGGCTGTCAAAGCCAAGCTAGACCGTAAGCTGGGCTACTTTGACCTAATTGGCTGTGACTTCTTGATTGATGAGGACTTCAAG GTTTGGCTATTGGAGATGAACTCTAACCCAGCTCTTCACACCAACTGTGAAGTGCTGAGGGAGGTAGTGCCCAGCACTGTCACTGAGACACTGG ATCTTACTCTGGAGATCTTTCATAAGCGTCTCAGCGGTACGAGCCTGCTGCCACTCAGCAGTCAGAAGGATTTCATTCTACTGTTTGGTCCAGAGATGACACCT CATCCCCATCAAGCTCTGTCCCTCCAGTTTCCACTGACAGCACGACCCACACAGCAAACCATCAGCTATCTTACAGGTACAAAAGCCACGTGCCAAAAGGCTCTCCACGCTAAAACGTCTAAAACAAGCCACGTCTTCCCACGGCCTTCCAAGCCAACCAGCAATCGTGTGGAACTGCGGCTCAGCAAGTGTACCTGGCAGTGCTCCCAAGATACCTTGGACCTCTTGGTGCCCCGGATTGCTCTTCAGGTGAAGAGCACTGTGCTTTCTCATTCCACGCCTGCCCTGAGCGAGGGCGCATGCTTTAAAGTTCGACCCTGTCACTCAGACAGAGATGATAGTTCCTGCAACAACCTGAAACACACCATGGTGCCGCCTTCCCGCCGCTTCGTCTGGTTGGACAAGCAGGTGGTGTGTGCCGAGACAGGGAAAGCCATGCAGGAGGGTGATACTTCTAAGCTGTAA